The genomic stretch GGAGATGCTCAGCGTCGATCTGCTCGAACTCGAAGTGGGCTACGGCCTAATCCCCCTGGTCGACGCCACCCAGGAAGGCGATCTGCTGCCGCGCATCAAGTCGATCCGCAAGCAGTTCGCCATGGAGATGGGCTTCATCGTGCCGCCGGTGCACATCAAGGACAACCTGCAGCTCAAGCCCAACGAGTACCGCATCCTGCTCAAGGGGGTGGCCATCACCGGCGGCGAGCTCTTGCCCGGCCATTACCTGGCCATGAACCCCGGCACCGCCACCGAAAGCCTCAAGGGGGTGCAGACCACCGAGCCGGCCTTCGGGCTGCCGGCGGTGTGGATCGCCGACGACAAGAAGGATCGCGCCCAGATCTCGGGCTATACGGTGGTCGATTGCACCACCGTGGTCGCCACCCACATCAGCGAAATCATAAAAAGACACGCGCACGAACTTTTGGGCCGCCAGGAGGTACAGAACTTGCTGGATAACTTCCGCAAGAGCCACCCCAAGGTGGTGGAGGAACTGGTGCCAGATCTGCTCAACCTGGGAACGGTGATGCGCGTGCTGCAAAATCTGCTGCGGGAACATGTCTCGATCCGCGATCTGCGCTCGATCCTCGAAACCCTGGCCGACTGGGCGCCGGCGAGCCAGGATCCCGACGTGCTCACCGAGCACGTGCGCCGCTCCATGGCGCGCTCCATCTGCGCCGGAGTGGTGGCCGGCGACGGCGTGCTGCCGGTGCTGACCTTCGCCCGCGACGTCGAGGCGCGCATCCAGGACGCCATCCAGCACAGCGGTCAGGGCAGCTACCTGGCCCTGGACCCGACCACCGCGCAGAACATACTCAGCGGCCTGGGCGAGGTGATTCAGCAGTATGCGGGCGGCGATCCGGTGCTCTTGTGTCCGCCAACGATCCGACCCCACGTCAAAAGGTTGACCGAGCGCTATCTGCCGAATCTGATGGTGATTTCCCATAACGAAGTGGCCCCGGATCTCAAAATCCGCGCGGTCGGAACGGTGAAGGCCCATGCTGGTTAAAGTCTTTGAATCCGAAGACATGGCTTCGGCCCTGAAGAAGGTCAAGGAGGCCCTGGGGCCCGATGCCCTGATTCTGTCCACGCGCACCATCCGCAAGGGCGGGCTGGGGGTGCTGGGCAAGCCGATTCTGGAAGTGACGGCGGCCATCGAATCCACGACGCCGGCTGCCGCGGGACGCGCGACGGAGCCCAGGCGCGCCCCGTCCGCCGTCGCCGCCCGGCGCGCGCGCGGCGACGCCGCGGGCGAGGATCTGAGCTACGAGGAGATCTGGGCCGAGCGTCGCCCGGATCCGCCCGCGCGCCTCGCGCCGCCCGCAACGCCGGTTCGGGAGCGAACCGAGTTCGACAGCTTGCGCGGCGAGATCGATGAACTCAAGAGCCTGGTGCAGAACTTCATCAGCGAGGCGCGCACCGCG from Geoalkalibacter sp. encodes the following:
- a CDS encoding flagellar biosynthesis protein FlhA gives rise to the protein GQEADFYGAMDGASKFVRGDAIAGIIITLINIGAGFVIGVLQKGMPAAEAAATYTILTVGDGLVGQIPALIISTAAGILVTRTAGMGDFGSELKGQFSLHPRALWVVAGMLLGFALIPGLPTLPFLVLAAALGWVAFRVQKGKAAARDLEEREELQALPAESENYEEMLSVDLLELEVGYGLIPLVDATQEGDLLPRIKSIRKQFAMEMGFIVPPVHIKDNLQLKPNEYRILLKGVAITGGELLPGHYLAMNPGTATESLKGVQTTEPAFGLPAVWIADDKKDRAQISGYTVVDCTTVVATHISEIIKRHAHELLGRQEVQNLLDNFRKSHPKVVEELVPDLLNLGTVMRVLQNLLREHVSIRDLRSILETLADWAPASQDPDVLTEHVRRSMARSICAGVVAGDGVLPVLTFARDVEARIQDAIQHSGQGSYLALDPTTAQNILSGLGEVIQQYAGGDPVLLCPPTIRPHVKRLTERYLPNLMVISHNEVAPDLKIRAVGTVKAHAG